One window from the genome of Clupea harengus chromosome 19, Ch_v2.0.2, whole genome shotgun sequence encodes:
- the LOC105890371 gene encoding transmembrane protein 74, with amino-acid sequence MADLELFYFDHQSQPDWQGFNLHLDKSDICGFECSLAKSQLALQRSNSEEKAFFCEEQENPVPWTAATLTTQLCDLNDQDKAPIVCREKDLESSFACVNVNAELDLSSPRLPDKCNYDCLCDTSSSDLQEVLPDFSDLPEEDLDFEASGKSTDYGFICAVTFLVTGISLVVISYTIPRDVTVNPDSVSAREMETLERANARVGAHLDRCVIAGLSLLTLGGVILSTLLMVSMWKGEMVRRKAFAYSRQSAKLYGSINFRAGGSPSGPSPRLSPDEDEAEVVN; translated from the coding sequence ATGGCCGATTTGGAACTCTTCTACTTTGATCATCAAAGTCAACCTGACTGGCAAGGGTTTAACCTGCATCTTGACAAGTCAGATATATGTGGCTTTGAGTGCTCCCTCGCAAAATCGCAACTTGCTCTCCAAAGAAGTAATTCCGAAGAAAAGGCATTTTTTTGCGAGGAGCAGGAAAATCCAGTACCCTGGACAGCGGCCACGCTGACTACCCAACTCTGCGATTTGAACGATCAGGATAAAGCGCCTATtgtgtgcagagagaaagacttagAGTCTTCCTTCGCTTGTGTCAATGTTAATGCTGAACTTGACCTCAGCAGTCCACGACTGCCGGATAAATGCAACTATGACTGTTTGTGTGACACGTCTTCGAGCGATCTCCAAGAGGTCTTGCCAGATTTTTCGGACTTGCCCGAGGAAGACCTCGACTTTGAGGCTTCGGGGAAGTCAACGGATTACGGTTTCATATGTGCGGTCACGTTCTTGGTCACGGGCATCTCTCTGGTGGTCATCTCGTACACGATCCCCAGGGACGTTACCGTCAACCCCGACAGCGTGTCTGCCCGCGAGATGGAGACGCTGGAGCGCGCGAACGCCCGCGTGGGTGCCCACCTGGACCGGTGTGTTATCGCGGGACTAAGCCTGCTGACTCTCGGAGGAGTCATCCTGTCGACTCTGCTCATGGTCTCTATGTGGAAAGGTGAAATGGTCAGACGGAAGGCGTTTGCGTATTCAAGGCAGTCTGCTAAACTTTATGGCTCCATAAATTTCCGCGCAGGGGGGAGTCCATCTGGACCCTCCCCGCGTTTATCCCCTGACGAGGACGAGGCGGAAGTTGTGAACTAA